From a single Anas acuta chromosome 16, bAnaAcu1.1, whole genome shotgun sequence genomic region:
- the LOC137865484 gene encoding perilipin-3-like produces the protein MVWCLVPSCWSSAYLQRGEKAAMASAMPDKEEAVKSSPEVKEEEQQDAVNQMANLTFVSSACDMVSTAYASTKESHPYIRSVCDAAEKGVKSMTEATASCVQPLLTTLEPQVAAANEYASKGLDKLGEKVPLLQKPVDQVISETKELVSSTVAEAKDAVSSRVTEVIDATKGAIHSSVEAARSAVTSSVGMVMDSRVGQMAVSRAEAVLGRTEEDNSLPIGNEELAKLAASEEDAGIMSVEQQQEKRRYFVRLGSLSDELRQFAYLHSSDKMKRIWQGMQEALGQLHSIIELIEVFKQGFNKKLQEGQEKLCQMWLDWTRKLPEDSRSASSAEPEEMESLALLMARSITQQLQITCCKIVSAIRGLPSSLQDKVKQSLNTIEELRSSFSAANSFQDLSSSVLAQSRGKLAVIQEYMEELLDYLKDNRPPSWLVGPFSPQEEEETLQEETLQEEAGAHEAPASSL, from the exons ATGGTGTGGTGCCTGGTTCCTTCTTGCTGGTCATCTGCTTACCTTCAACGGGGGGAAAAAG CTGCGATGGCCTCTGCTATGCCTGATAAAGAGGAAGCTGTGAAGAGCTCCCCAGAGGTGAAGGAAGAGGAGCAACAG GATGCAGTAAATCAGATGGCTAACCTGACCTTTGTCAGCTCTGCCTGTGACATGGTTTCTACAGCTTATGCCTCCACTAAGGAGAGCCACCCCTACATCAGGTCTGTCTGTGATGCAGCAGAGAAAGGAGTGAAGAGCATGACTGAAGCCACAGCCAGCTGTGTGCAGCCACTTCTGACTACACTGGAGCCTCAAG TTGCTGCAGCAAATGAGTATGCCTCCAAAGGTTTGGATAAACTAGGGGAAAAGGTTCCACTCCTCCAAAAGCCAGTGGACCAG GTTATCTCTGAAACAAAAGAGCTGGTGTCATCCACAGTGGCAGAGGCAAAGGATGCTGTGAGCAGCAGAGTGACAGAGGTGATAGATGCAACTAAGGGTGCTATTCACAGCAGTGTGGAAGCTGCCAGATCTGCAGTAACCAGCAGTGTGGGGATGGTCATGGACTCCAGAGTGGGCCAGATGGctgtgagcagagcagaggctgtgctggggagaaCAGAAGAAGACAACTCTCTCCCCATTGGAAATGAGGAATTAG CCAAACTGGCAGCATCTGAGGAGGATGCAGGTATAATGtctgtggagcagcagcaggagaagaggaggtaCTTTGTGCGGTTGGGCTCTCTCTCTGATGAACTTCGCCAGTTTGCCTACCTGCACTCTTCAGATAAAATGAAGCGGATCTGGCAGGGCATGCAGGAGGCTCTTGGACAGCTTCACTCCATCATTGAACTG ATTGAGGTGTTTAAGCAAGGCTTTAATAAAAAGCTTCAGGAAGGGCAGGAGAAACTGTGCCAGATGTGGCTGGACTGGACTAGGAAGCTTCCTGAAGACAGCAGatctgccagctctgcagagccagaG GAGATGGAGTCTCTGGCCCTGCTGATGGCACGCAGCatcacacagcagctgcaaatCACCTGTTGTAAAATTGTGTCTGCAATCAGAGGCCTTCCCTCAAGCCTTCAGGATAAGGTGAAACAATCCCTTAATACCATAGAAGAGCTTCGTTCTTCTTTCTCAGCAGCGAATTCCTTCCAGGACTTGTCCAGCAGTGTCTTGGCCCAGAGCCGGGGGAAGCTGGCTGTGATCCAGGAGTacatggaggagctgctggactACCTGAAGGACAACCGGCCTCCCTCCTGGCTGGTGGGACCCTTCTCtcctcaggaggaggaggaaactctgcaggaggagaccttgcaggaggaagcaggggCTCATGAagctcctgcctcctccctgtGA